Proteins encoded together in one Shewanella acanthi window:
- a CDS encoding ANTAR domain-containing protein, with amino-acid sequence MLSQVNINISPRELLHALAAGPRKARSLSVNEARAMVHLWAKGEMDDVQFGSLLLIMRHRGETAEEVAGVALALRDFSVFATVPELNATLDWPCYAGKREQFPWLLFAALRLGKKGQRIVLHGDELASPKRNHVGAFVKQVGIPVAIDAMGAAKALDAKGVVYMSLDSMLPLWPRIRALHRTLSLRTLLTQAVRFFNPANCHYGVRTYFHHGLDVHYQAVLAAMAPHCPEQELVIFRGHQGEAEINPRVENELLFWRCGAVNTMVLPICAPEGTQAQLQQFGGDDEVLTRFAHCARPGAEDMSLQAATVNSTLAVMLLLLKQEEDVSRALNRCRSGKALANPAIDTLCQLLVKQGCRNESEAFQLLRAQSMRTGMGMEQLARQLLAQVAAA; translated from the coding sequence ATGCTGTCGCAGGTTAACATCAATATCAGCCCCCGCGAGCTGCTGCATGCGCTGGCCGCAGGCCCCAGAAAAGCCCGCAGCTTGAGCGTGAATGAAGCCCGCGCCATGGTACACCTGTGGGCCAAGGGTGAAATGGATGATGTGCAATTTGGTTCACTATTACTCATCATGCGCCATCGCGGCGAAACCGCCGAAGAGGTCGCTGGTGTGGCATTAGCGCTCCGGGATTTCAGCGTCTTTGCCACAGTACCCGAACTCAATGCCACACTCGACTGGCCCTGTTATGCGGGTAAGCGCGAGCAGTTCCCTTGGTTACTCTTCGCTGCGCTGCGCCTCGGCAAAAAAGGCCAACGCATTGTGCTCCATGGGGATGAACTGGCTTCACCTAAGCGTAACCATGTCGGTGCCTTTGTGAAGCAGGTCGGCATTCCTGTCGCTATCGATGCCATGGGTGCCGCCAAAGCACTAGACGCTAAGGGCGTGGTCTATATGAGCCTCGATAGCATGTTACCGCTATGGCCACGTATTCGCGCCCTGCACCGCACATTATCGCTTCGCACTTTGCTCACCCAAGCAGTACGTTTCTTTAATCCCGCTAACTGCCACTACGGGGTGCGCACTTACTTCCACCACGGTTTAGATGTGCATTACCAAGCGGTATTAGCGGCGATGGCGCCACACTGTCCGGAGCAGGAATTAGTGATATTTCGCGGCCATCAGGGTGAAGCCGAAATCAATCCACGGGTTGAAAACGAGCTGCTATTTTGGCGTTGCGGTGCAGTCAACACTATGGTGCTACCCATCTGCGCGCCTGAGGGCACTCAGGCCCAGTTACAGCAATTTGGCGGTGATGATGAAGTGCTCACACGCTTCGCCCATTGCGCCCGCCCAGGCGCCGAAGATATGAGCCTACAGGCGGCCACAGTGAACTCAACTTTAGCTGTGATGCTGTTGTTACTTAAGCAGGAAGAGGACGTTAGCAGAGCACTTAATCGCTGTCGCAGCGGTAAAGCACTCGCCAATCCTGCCATCGACACCCTGTGCCAACTGCTGGTTAAACAGGGCTGTCGCAACGAATCCGAAGCCTTCCAATTACTGCGCGCCCAATCGATGCGAACAGGAATGGGGATGGAGCAATTAGCAAGACAACTGCTGGCGCAAGTCGCGGCGGCTTAA
- the nirB gene encoding nitrite reductase large subunit NirB, translated as MSNLKPKLVVVGNGMVGHNFVEQLCEQGIQRQLDVLVIGQEKRLAYDRVQLSSYFKGASLDDLALSTREQYQDWGLGVKLGVAVVGIDSQAKRVLLADGSSEAYDKLVLATGSYGFVPPVPGRERPECLVYRTTDDLLAIETAAKNAKTGVVIGGGLLGLEAAHALKLLGLKTHVVEFAPQLMPVQLDAKAGELLKSKIADLGVVIHTGKATEEIVDGETGRLRLKFADGEQLDTDMLVFSAGIRPYDNLAASAGLSKGARGGFAVDDYCQTSVSDIYAIGECASWNDRIFGLVAPGYQMAKVTLGHIVHSLGLNSDASGSFSGADMSTKLKLMGVDVAAIGNSRGSDTSRFVELMDEPAGIYKKLWLNDDGNVITGALLVGDTSDYGNLLNLYLSGHKIDGSVAALLLSVDAPTLPKSDNDLICSCHQVSRGSILKAVKAGAHNLGEIKRCTKAASGCGGCSVSVQKMINEGLAAQGVEVSKALCSHFDYSRQELYHLCKVEGIQDFTTLLEKHGKGNVHGVGCNTCQPAAASIFASLYNGHVLADKRDQLQDTNDAFLGNLQKDGTYSVVPRIAGGEITPDKLIAIGEVAKRYDLYTKITGGQRIDLFGAQLSDLPNIWEALIAAGFETGHAYGKSLRTVKSCVGSTWCRYGVQNSVGMAIELENRYKGLRSPHKLKMAVSGCTRECAEAQGKDIGVIATDKGWNLYVCGNGGMKPRHADLFASDLSDSQLVELIDKVLMFYVRTADKLQRTSVWLESLEGGLDYLKQVILQDSLGIGDELLTQMQAVVDSYQCEWKTSVENPELRARFNEFVNPQAAPANGQLMYQRIREQRIPVTIVPTATEEETL; from the coding sequence ATGTCAAACCTCAAACCCAAATTGGTGGTCGTCGGCAACGGCATGGTAGGCCACAACTTTGTTGAGCAACTGTGCGAGCAGGGAATTCAACGACAACTGGACGTGCTGGTCATAGGTCAAGAAAAGCGGCTTGCCTACGATCGAGTACAACTTTCATCTTATTTTAAGGGCGCAAGCCTCGATGATTTAGCCCTAAGCACCCGCGAGCAATATCAGGACTGGGGACTTGGAGTGAAACTTGGCGTCGCCGTGGTCGGCATTGATAGCCAAGCTAAACGCGTGCTATTGGCCGATGGCAGCAGCGAAGCCTACGACAAATTAGTCCTAGCCACTGGCTCCTACGGCTTTGTGCCACCGGTTCCGGGTCGTGAGCGCCCAGAATGTTTGGTCTATCGCACCACTGATGATCTATTAGCCATTGAAACTGCAGCTAAAAATGCCAAAACCGGAGTGGTGATCGGTGGCGGTTTGCTCGGCCTCGAAGCAGCCCATGCGCTTAAATTGCTAGGTTTAAAAACCCATGTGGTCGAGTTCGCCCCCCAACTGATGCCGGTACAACTCGACGCTAAGGCAGGTGAGCTCTTAAAGTCGAAAATTGCTGACCTAGGTGTGGTCATCCATACCGGCAAGGCAACCGAAGAAATTGTCGATGGCGAAACTGGCCGTCTACGCCTTAAGTTCGCCGACGGCGAACAGCTCGATACCGACATGCTAGTGTTTTCGGCGGGTATTCGTCCCTATGACAATCTGGCGGCGAGTGCAGGCCTAAGCAAAGGGGCGCGCGGTGGCTTTGCAGTAGATGATTACTGCCAAACCTCGGTAAGCGATATCTACGCTATCGGAGAGTGTGCCAGCTGGAATGATCGCATCTTCGGCCTTGTTGCCCCCGGTTATCAAATGGCGAAGGTGACACTGGGACATATCGTCCACTCCTTAGGCCTCAATAGTGATGCAAGCGGCAGCTTCAGCGGCGCTGACATGAGCACTAAGCTTAAATTAATGGGTGTGGATGTGGCCGCAATAGGTAACAGCCGTGGCAGCGACACTAGCCGCTTTGTCGAATTGATGGATGAACCTGCGGGCATCTACAAAAAACTCTGGCTTAATGACGACGGCAATGTCATCACCGGCGCCTTGTTAGTGGGTGATACCAGCGACTATGGCAACCTGCTGAATCTGTATTTATCCGGCCACAAAATTGACGGCAGCGTGGCCGCGCTACTGCTGTCTGTCGATGCGCCAACACTGCCTAAATCAGACAATGATCTTATCTGCTCCTGCCATCAAGTCAGTCGCGGCAGCATCCTTAAGGCTGTTAAAGCTGGCGCCCATAACCTAGGTGAAATCAAGCGTTGTACTAAGGCCGCCTCTGGCTGTGGCGGCTGCTCGGTCAGCGTGCAAAAGATGATTAACGAAGGTCTTGCAGCCCAAGGCGTTGAAGTGAGCAAGGCGCTCTGTAGCCACTTCGATTACAGCCGCCAAGAGCTTTATCATCTCTGCAAAGTGGAAGGCATTCAAGACTTTACCACCCTGCTCGAAAAACACGGCAAAGGCAATGTACACGGTGTGGGCTGTAATACCTGCCAGCCGGCTGCCGCCTCCATTTTTGCTTCGCTCTATAACGGCCATGTGCTGGCGGATAAACGCGACCAACTGCAGGACACCAACGATGCCTTCCTCGGCAACCTGCAAAAGGACGGCACCTATTCAGTTGTGCCCCGAATCGCAGGTGGTGAAATCACCCCAGATAAGTTAATCGCCATCGGTGAAGTGGCTAAGCGTTATGACCTCTACACCAAGATCACCGGCGGCCAACGCATCGACCTGTTCGGCGCCCAGCTTTCGGACTTACCCAATATTTGGGAAGCATTAATCGCCGCAGGTTTTGAAACAGGCCACGCCTACGGTAAGTCGCTGCGCACGGTGAAGTCCTGCGTCGGCAGCACTTGGTGCCGCTACGGGGTGCAAAACTCCGTCGGTATGGCGATTGAATTGGAGAATCGCTACAAGGGGCTGCGCTCACCCCACAAATTGAAGATGGCGGTGTCGGGTTGTACCCGCGAATGCGCCGAAGCCCAAGGCAAAGACATAGGTGTTATCGCCACCGACAAAGGTTGGAACCTCTATGTGTGCGGCAATGGCGGCATGAAACCCCGCCATGCGGATCTGTTTGCCAGCGATTTGAGCGACAGCCAATTGGTCGAGCTTATCGACAAAGTGTTGATGTTCTATGTGCGCACCGCCGACAAGCTGCAACGCACCTCAGTCTGGCTTGAGAGCCTCGAAGGCGGCTTGGACTACCTCAAGCAAGTCATTCTGCAAGATTCACTCGGTATTGGTGACGAGCTGCTGACCCAGATGCAAGCCGTGGTCGACAGCTACCAATGCGAATGGAAAACCAGCGTCGAAAATCCTGAGCTTCGTGCTCGCTTCAATGAGTTTGTTAACCCCCAAGCTGCGCCTGCCAATGGCCAGCTTATGTACCAACGCATCCGGGAACAACGCATCCCGGTGACTATCGTTCCTACAGCAACAGAGGAGGAGACCCTATGA
- the nirD gene encoding nitrite reductase small subunit NirD — MSWERVCDTSALPVGKGIAAWVAGRAVAIFNLGNQGIYALDNRDPASGVSLLARGQVCELDGELYVCSPLYKQHYRLTTGACLEEPQLRAQKVDIRIDEAGVWLAGA; from the coding sequence ATGAGCTGGGAAAGAGTGTGTGATACCTCCGCATTGCCGGTGGGTAAAGGGATCGCGGCCTGGGTAGCCGGGCGAGCCGTCGCGATATTCAACCTCGGAAATCAGGGCATTTACGCCCTCGATAACCGCGACCCCGCCAGTGGCGTAAGCCTGTTGGCGCGTGGGCAAGTGTGTGAACTGGATGGCGAGTTGTATGTCTGTTCACCCCTGTACAAACAACACTATCGCCTGACAACCGGGGCGTGTCTGGAAGAGCCGCAACTGCGCGCTCAAAAAGTGGATATCCGTATCGATGAGGCCGGCGTTTGGCTGGCGGGAGCATAA
- a CDS encoding NarK family nitrate/nitrite MFS transporter codes for MSQVEKFNLFSFKGKMKIMHLSWMAFFVSFVVWFNAAPLMSLISESLGLTKDQVKTLLILNVALTIPARVIIGMVTDKFGPRKVYSALMIICSLPCFLFAFAESFTQLAIARFLLGFIGAGFVIGIRMISEWFPAKELGTAEGIYGGWGNFGSAAAAFTLPVLALAIGEPYGWRVAIALTGVMSIVIGVIYYWGASDTPKGSTYFKPKKSGAMEVTSTGDFWLLLVMKVPMYATLGLLCWKLSPAGVNMLSSTMVWSIAALLVLLLLLDFYKTWQVNSHVFTQEVPEFERYQFKQVAVLNVLYFSTFGSELAVVSMLPMFFAETFSLGLAQAGMVASSYAFMNLMSRPGGGWISDRCGRKSTLIILTIGLALGYFTVAQIDASWSLPLAVVAVMACSFFVQAGEGAVFAAVPLIKRRLTGQIAGMTGAYGNVGAVFFLTVYSLVSVQAFFYTIAASALFGVGCLMFMREPKGHMAEVDEHGQVTLISVG; via the coding sequence ATGAGTCAGGTAGAAAAATTCAATCTGTTTTCATTCAAGGGAAAAATGAAGATCATGCACCTCAGTTGGATGGCCTTCTTCGTCTCGTTTGTGGTGTGGTTTAACGCGGCGCCCTTGATGAGTTTAATTAGCGAAAGCCTAGGCTTAACCAAGGATCAGGTGAAAACCCTGTTGATCCTCAACGTGGCACTGACCATTCCTGCTCGCGTTATCATCGGCATGGTGACCGACAAGTTCGGCCCGCGCAAAGTCTACTCGGCGCTGATGATTATCTGCTCCCTTCCCTGCTTCCTGTTTGCCTTCGCCGAAAGCTTTACCCAATTAGCGATTGCACGCTTCCTGCTGGGCTTTATTGGCGCAGGCTTTGTGATTGGTATCCGGATGATCAGTGAATGGTTCCCCGCTAAGGAGCTTGGTACCGCAGAAGGCATCTATGGCGGTTGGGGTAACTTCGGCTCTGCGGCCGCCGCCTTCACCCTGCCAGTACTGGCCTTAGCCATTGGTGAGCCCTACGGCTGGCGCGTAGCCATCGCCCTCACTGGGGTGATGAGCATAGTGATTGGGGTGATTTACTACTGGGGCGCAAGCGATACCCCCAAAGGTTCAACCTACTTTAAACCGAAAAAATCCGGCGCCATGGAAGTGACCAGCACAGGAGACTTTTGGCTGCTGCTAGTGATGAAAGTGCCCATGTACGCCACCCTAGGTTTACTCTGCTGGAAGCTATCCCCTGCGGGCGTCAACATGCTCTCAAGCACTATGGTCTGGTCGATTGCAGCCCTGTTGGTGTTGCTCCTGCTGCTGGATTTTTACAAAACCTGGCAGGTTAACAGCCATGTATTCACGCAAGAGGTGCCTGAGTTTGAGCGTTATCAGTTTAAGCAAGTTGCCGTGCTGAATGTGCTTTATTTCTCGACCTTTGGATCCGAGCTTGCTGTGGTTTCTATGTTGCCGATGTTCTTTGCCGAAACCTTTAGCCTTGGCTTAGCTCAGGCGGGCATGGTGGCATCGTCCTATGCCTTTATGAATTTAATGTCGCGTCCAGGCGGTGGCTGGATTTCCGATCGCTGTGGCCGTAAATCCACCTTGATCATCCTCACCATTGGCCTCGCCTTGGGTTACTTCACCGTCGCACAAATCGATGCCAGCTGGAGCTTGCCACTCGCCGTCGTCGCTGTGATGGCCTGCTCCTTCTTTGTGCAGGCGGGTGAAGGTGCTGTATTTGCTGCTGTGCCGTTAATTAAACGCCGCCTGACAGGTCAAATCGCAGGCATGACAGGAGCTTACGGTAACGTGGGTGCAGTATTCTTTTTAACTGTGTACTCGCTCGTATCAGTGCAGGCCTTCTTCTACACCATAGCGGCGTCGGCACTGTTTGGCGTGGGCTGCTTGATGTTTATGCGCGAGCCTAAGGGCCATATGGCCGAAGTTGATGAGCATGGCCAAGTCACGCTGATTAGCGTGGGTTAA
- a CDS encoding bifunctional protein-serine/threonine kinase/phosphatase, producing the protein MNQATAQQANVKPQSDEALPVARGLQLLVGQCTEAGLKPRNEDAIGVRLPQDELLQSKGVAAVICDGVSAAEEGQQAARVAVSSFLCDYYSTPQSWSVETASLKVLSAINQWLLGLGRDYRDASRGFVCTFSAVIFKSCSLHLLHVGDARVYLWRKGELSRLTRDHACGKGGTGKGVFLTRALGLEPKLDIDYSSLSLEVGDGVLLMTDGIYANVPDTVIAEHLRNHPVHDDDDSDNLCRALVLLALAAGSDDNLSCQYLQVKSLPSMDKADLYLSLASKPFPPPLAVGQQLDGYRVKQILHESERSQVYLVQDVEGKLACMKTPSVNYLDDAAYIERFMQESWIGKRIRHPNVVALIDKPEPKSALYYLTEYLSGKPLDEWLGGKPCDIDTVLLLVSQMEAGLRAMHRREMIHRDLKPGNIMVTADKHIKLLDFGSCYVKGLAEIASPLERDHILGTADYSAPELLLGKTGNVQSDLFSLAVITFEMLTGKLPFYGKLGNCRNAKDFASLKYQSAIELAPQLSSWVDNALRRALSIDPQARQTDTHEFFHELSTPARSASTGQFVPFIQREPLRFFKLLCGLQSLVILALLLLWLGS; encoded by the coding sequence ATGAACCAAGCCACCGCTCAGCAAGCCAATGTGAAACCTCAATCCGATGAAGCCTTGCCCGTCGCTCGGGGGCTGCAACTGCTCGTCGGCCAATGCACCGAAGCGGGGCTAAAACCCCGCAATGAGGATGCCATTGGAGTGCGCTTACCGCAGGATGAACTGCTACAAAGCAAAGGGGTGGCCGCGGTGATTTGCGATGGCGTGAGTGCCGCCGAAGAAGGACAACAGGCGGCGCGGGTGGCGGTGAGCAGTTTTCTCTGTGACTACTACTCTACGCCCCAAAGCTGGTCGGTCGAAACCGCCAGCCTTAAGGTGCTATCGGCGATAAATCAATGGTTGTTGGGGCTGGGTCGCGATTACCGCGATGCCAGCCGCGGCTTTGTCTGTACCTTTAGTGCGGTGATTTTTAAATCCTGCAGTCTGCATTTACTGCATGTGGGTGATGCACGCGTTTACCTGTGGCGCAAAGGTGAGTTATCGCGGCTTACCCGCGACCATGCCTGCGGCAAGGGCGGTACGGGCAAAGGCGTATTCCTCACCCGCGCGCTGGGGCTGGAACCTAAACTCGACATCGATTACAGCAGTCTGTCACTCGAAGTCGGTGACGGCGTGCTGCTGATGACAGATGGGATTTATGCCAATGTGCCCGATACGGTAATTGCAGAACATCTGCGTAATCACCCCGTTCACGACGATGATGATAGCGATAACCTATGCCGCGCACTGGTGCTGCTGGCGCTCGCAGCGGGCAGTGACGATAACCTTAGCTGCCAGTATTTGCAGGTAAAAAGCCTGCCTTCGATGGATAAGGCCGATCTCTATCTAAGTCTTGCCAGTAAACCCTTTCCCCCACCGCTCGCCGTTGGTCAGCAGCTCGATGGCTATAGGGTTAAACAAATCCTCCACGAAAGTGAACGCAGCCAGGTGTATTTAGTGCAGGATGTCGAGGGCAAACTGGCGTGCATGAAAACCCCCTCGGTCAACTACCTAGACGATGCTGCCTACATCGAACGCTTTATGCAGGAAAGCTGGATTGGCAAACGGATTCGCCACCCCAATGTGGTCGCGCTGATTGATAAACCCGAGCCTAAATCGGCGCTCTATTACTTAACCGAATACCTCAGTGGCAAACCGCTGGATGAATGGCTAGGGGGTAAACCCTGCGATATCGACACCGTCTTATTGTTGGTATCGCAAATGGAGGCGGGACTTCGCGCTATGCACCGCCGCGAAATGATCCACCGCGACCTTAAGCCCGGCAATATTATGGTGACGGCGGATAAACATATTAAGCTGCTCGACTTTGGCTCCTGCTACGTTAAAGGCTTGGCCGAAATTGCCTCACCACTGGAACGGGATCATATCCTAGGTACCGCCGATTATTCGGCGCCCGAACTGCTGCTCGGCAAAACCGGAAATGTGCAGAGTGACCTATTTTCCCTCGCCGTCATAACCTTTGAAATGCTGACGGGCAAATTGCCCTTCTATGGCAAACTCGGCAACTGTCGCAATGCTAAGGACTTTGCCTCTCTTAAATATCAATCCGCCATCGAGCTCGCGCCGCAGCTCTCCTCCTGGGTCGACAATGCCCTGCGCCGCGCGCTGAGCATAGACCCACAGGCGCGGCAAACCGATACCCATGAGTTCTTCCATGAACTCTCCACCCCTGCGCGCAGTGCCAGCACGGGGCAATTTGTTCCCTTTATTCAGCGTGAACCGCTGCGTTTTTTTAAACTGCTCTGCGGGCTGCAAAGCCTTGTGATCTTAGCGTTATTGCTGCTGTGGCTAGGGAGTTAA
- a CDS encoding disulfide bond formation protein B, translating to MTIFNSLIKDFTQAPVPTLARWQEGRVLWAVMLFAAVFLLGSAMGYFQIFLGMAPCELCVYIRFSQCCIVIAGAIILINPKNHILKAIGVVLAVYAVAQGMDWSIKLMHIHEAAHLVVDESMDFFAEAGSAAGSACSTEPRFPLGLPLDQWLPFEFAPTGGCGEDDWSLFGMNMAHYCIMAYAVFAIGLTAAIVGWVSVLLGKKPSNSRI from the coding sequence ATGACGATATTTAATTCACTCATTAAGGATTTCACCCAAGCTCCAGTGCCAACGTTAGCTCGTTGGCAGGAAGGTCGAGTGCTGTGGGCTGTGATGCTCTTCGCCGCAGTATTCTTGCTCGGTTCGGCAATGGGGTATTTCCAGATATTCCTCGGCATGGCCCCCTGTGAATTATGCGTTTATATCAGATTCAGCCAATGTTGTATTGTAATTGCTGGCGCGATTATCTTAATCAACCCTAAAAACCATATTCTCAAAGCGATTGGTGTTGTGCTAGCCGTGTATGCGGTCGCTCAAGGTATGGATTGGTCAATCAAGCTGATGCATATCCACGAGGCGGCACACTTAGTGGTTGATGAGTCAATGGACTTCTTTGCAGAAGCCGGTTCGGCTGCGGGCTCAGCCTGTTCTACAGAACCCCGCTTCCCACTAGGACTGCCATTAGATCAGTGGTTGCCCTTCGAATTCGCACCAACTGGTGGATGTGGAGAGGATGACTGGTCACTATTTGGTATGAATATGGCGCACTACTGCATTATGGCTTACGCCGTATTTGCTATTGGTCTGACGGCTGCCATTGTTGGTTGGGTTTCAGTGTTACTGGGTAAAAAGCCCTCGAACAGTCGAATTTAA
- a CDS encoding thiol:disulfide interchange protein DsbA/DsbL: MKKSLLALGALLISCSVSAAQFKEGEHYQLLGDASFNAPNQVVKVFSVNCPFCYKYDKSVTPGMVKNLPEGVTFDAYHITTKPPLGKEKALVLAYAKTQSEEAYQAAKMAFYKHYHDDKIHFASGEEAIDFGLKAAGLDKAGFEAAKNSDEIKKTIEKWDQGLAVAKIQGIPAIVVNGKYLINTKSIRSMPMLDELVAELAAK; the protein is encoded by the coding sequence ATGAAAAAAAGTTTATTAGCCTTAGGCGCACTCTTAATCTCTTGTTCTGTTTCTGCGGCTCAATTTAAAGAGGGAGAGCATTATCAATTATTGGGTGATGCGAGTTTTAACGCCCCAAATCAAGTCGTGAAGGTATTCTCTGTTAACTGTCCATTTTGCTACAAGTACGATAAGTCAGTGACTCCTGGCATGGTGAAAAACTTGCCAGAAGGTGTCACTTTTGATGCCTACCATATCACCACTAAACCACCGTTGGGTAAAGAGAAAGCTCTAGTGTTGGCCTATGCAAAAACCCAATCAGAAGAGGCATATCAAGCAGCCAAAATGGCTTTTTATAAGCACTACCATGATGACAAAATTCATTTTGCATCAGGTGAAGAAGCGATTGATTTTGGTTTAAAAGCTGCAGGTTTAGACAAAGCAGGTTTTGAAGCAGCAAAAAATAGCGATGAGATTAAAAAGACAATTGAAAAATGGGATCAAGGTTTAGCTGTCGCTAAGATCCAAGGTATTCCTGCAATTGTGGTGAATGGTAAGTATCTCATCAATACAAAATCTATTCGCAGTATGCCAATGCTTGATGAATTAGTTGCTGAGTTAGCGGCGAAATAA
- a CDS encoding aryl-sulfate sulfotransferase — MKMKKLCYVMLAASSLTLTGVSTHVFAGGDLPGTSSTAVKQGQLGFTFVDPYKFSPLVAVIDLGGQTISDVKVTVKGKGNKGIDIKYDVGQTQLNTHNGIPVFGMYPDYLNRIEVSYNLAGKKVVEEYKIRTSALPHLHIDGADRSQYEYEPLKVAKGFEDRFYLVDGQVIPPNIRDHWDWIPTQNIIDTNGDVRWHMNSEVIYDRPGGSMGFKQTRDGKLIFGQGLMFEMHEGFLTPYYAKFDFIGKPIFKRELPRGYNGFSHEVTEMPNGHLLLRVGKRDYVTPDGLKVDTVRDHVIEVDHNGDVVKVWDFNKILDPMRDTVLKSLDMGAVCLNVDMSKNGQTMTSEQLANEPYGDVAGVGTGRNWLHVNSIGYDPEDDSIIISSRHQSAVIKIGRDDQVKWILGTPEGWNEKLASKVLTPVNAKGKALKCDGKGCEGDFDWSWTQHTAWPVVDRGTVTVFDNGDGRGLEQPAMPSMKYSRGVEYKVDMKKMTVQQTWEYGKERGYEWYSPITSIVEWQPDHKTMFIASASAGLLESDKAPEHWITEVDPKTNDIKVEIKVKTLTKHEPGYRSTVVHPAKMFNR; from the coding sequence ATGAAAATGAAAAAATTATGTTATGTGATGCTTGCTGCATCTAGTCTTACGTTAACCGGTGTATCTACACATGTTTTTGCCGGTGGGGATCTACCGGGTACAAGTTCAACTGCAGTAAAACAAGGGCAATTAGGTTTTACTTTTGTAGATCCATATAAATTTAGCCCATTAGTTGCTGTGATCGATCTTGGTGGCCAAACAATAAGTGACGTTAAAGTTACTGTTAAAGGTAAAGGTAATAAAGGGATTGATATTAAGTATGATGTAGGTCAAACACAATTAAATACCCATAATGGTATTCCAGTGTTTGGCATGTACCCTGATTATCTAAACCGTATTGAAGTTAGCTACAATCTAGCGGGTAAAAAAGTTGTAGAAGAATACAAAATTCGCACCAGTGCGTTACCACACTTACATATTGATGGTGCAGATCGTTCTCAATATGAATATGAGCCATTAAAGGTCGCTAAAGGTTTTGAAGATCGTTTTTATTTGGTCGATGGTCAAGTTATCCCTCCTAATATCCGTGACCACTGGGATTGGATCCCAACTCAAAACATTATTGATACCAACGGTGATGTTCGTTGGCATATGAATAGTGAAGTCATTTATGACCGCCCAGGTGGTTCAATGGGATTCAAACAAACCCGCGATGGTAAATTAATTTTTGGCCAAGGTCTCATGTTTGAAATGCATGAAGGTTTCTTAACGCCCTACTACGCAAAATTTGATTTCATTGGCAAACCAATTTTTAAACGTGAGTTGCCCCGTGGTTACAACGGTTTTTCGCATGAAGTGACAGAAATGCCAAATGGCCATCTTTTATTACGAGTCGGTAAACGCGATTACGTAACACCGGATGGACTGAAGGTGGATACGGTGCGTGACCATGTGATTGAAGTTGATCATAACGGCGATGTAGTCAAAGTCTGGGACTTTAACAAAATCTTAGATCCAATGCGTGACACTGTCCTGAAATCGTTAGATATGGGTGCTGTATGTCTAAACGTTGACATGTCTAAAAATGGCCAAACGATGACATCTGAGCAATTGGCGAATGAGCCATATGGCGATGTTGCGGGTGTCGGAACAGGTCGTAACTGGTTGCATGTCAACTCTATTGGTTATGACCCTGAAGATGACTCAATCATTATTAGTTCTCGTCATCAATCGGCGGTAATTAAAATTGGTCGAGACGATCAAGTTAAATGGATTCTAGGCACACCCGAAGGCTGGAATGAAAAGCTAGCAAGTAAAGTTCTCACACCTGTTAATGCAAAAGGTAAGGCTCTTAAATGCGACGGCAAAGGTTGTGAAGGCGACTTTGATTGGTCTTGGACGCAACATACAGCTTGGCCTGTAGTCGATCGCGGTACCGTTACCGTATTTGACAATGGTGATGGCCGTGGCCTCGAGCAACCCGCTATGCCATCAATGAAGTATTCACGTGGTGTCGAATACAAAGTCGATATGAAAAAGATGACTGTTCAACAAACTTGGGAATATGGCAAAGAGCGCGGCTACGAATGGTATAGCCCAATCACTTCAATTGTTGAATGGCAACCAGATCATAAGACGATGTTTATTGCTTCTGCTTCAGCTGGCTTATTAGAAAGTGATAAGGCGCCAGAGCACTGGATTACTGAAGTGGATCCTAAGACCAATGATATCAAGGTTGAAATTAAGGTTAAAACCCTGACCAAGCATGAGCCAGGTTACCGTTCAACTGTTGTTCACCCAGCCAAAATGTTCAATCGTTAA